CTCGATGATAAGTTCATCTTTTGTCCGGGCGTTCCAATTTTGAATTGAATCCTGATCAGTCACGTGCCGCATTGATCTTTGAGAGAAGTTCGGTCGTTGAGTGGTCCTTCGGGTCGCCTACTATCACTACTCTTCCTCCTATCTCAGCAACTATCTCTGCTTCAGGAACGGATTCAGCCGTATAGTCGGTTCCTTTTGCATGCATATCCGGTCGAATCGCCCTCAGCAGCTTCTCGACCGTAGGTTCGTCGAATATCGTTACCGCATCGACGCATTTCAATGCCGCAACCATTTCGGCACGTTCATTTTCGGGCATGATCGGCCTGCCCTCACCTTTCAGCAGCGCAGTTTGGCGGTCTGAGTTGATCCCGACTATCAACAGGTCGCCTTTATCTTTCGCACCTTGGAGATATCGGATGTGTCCAACGTGAAAAAGGTCAAAGCAGCCATTTGCGAGAACCACAGACCTGCCATCACTACGGGCTCGCTGAGCGATCGCGACAGCATCGTCAATGTTGACTATCGGGGCTGAATAGTTCGGCATACACTTAGGCGGCATCGATAATTGGACCCGATCTGCCTTGAACAGCATCATAAAGCTCGCCGGCGGGAACCGCCGCGGTCCCGCGTTTCATGACAGCGAGCCCGCCGCAAATATTGGCCAATCTAGCGGCCTCTTCGAAAGATGCCCCTGACGCGAGGGCGAGCGTATAGGCAGCTATCACGGTGTCACCTGCACCGGTCACGTCGACAGGTTCAGTTGGCCCGAAGGCAGATATCGTGATGGGCTCACCGCCGGTCTGATACAGCGACATGCCTCGGTTGCCGTTCGTCAGGAGCAGTGCCTGAAGCCCGAGACGTTCGCGAAGTTCCTGACAATCTTCAGATGTGAAATCATCGCCGAGGATCTCGGCGACCTCTTCACGATTCGGAGT
This sequence is a window from Acidobacteriota bacterium. Protein-coding genes within it:
- a CDS encoding adenylyltransferase/cytidyltransferase family protein, producing MPNYSAPIVNIDDAVAIAQRARSDGRSVVLANGCFDLFHVGHIRYLQGAKDKGDLLIVGINSDRQTALLKGEGRPIMPENERAEMVAALKCVDAVTIFDEPTVEKLLRAIRPDMHAKGTDYTAESVPEAEIVAEIGGRVVIVGDPKDHSTTELLSKINAARD